The proteins below are encoded in one region of Paracoccus methylovorus:
- a CDS encoding helix-turn-helix transcriptional regulator, whose product MSIASCDGVASEILVLPGQPARRTAEVLLIGTQCNFSHNLIAATSQELGHITVAAAPSFHDFRSLAELTHEQPTLLVLDEPTMRGLTKDDRAYLLGLAEVALAVAFCTGAFGRTCYEDEELRQRMISIFPLNCRLDVWLSVIKLVAHGGNYILPEIISPAGIVAPVPATDELGLTRRQHDVLRLVADGQSNKRIASALGLSVHTVKLHLRNANLRLGAHNRTEAAMRYRTLRS is encoded by the coding sequence ATGAGCATTGCATCTTGCGATGGCGTAGCCAGTGAAATTCTTGTGTTACCCGGCCAGCCTGCGCGCAGAACGGCAGAAGTTCTGCTGATTGGCACACAGTGCAATTTTTCACACAACCTGATCGCGGCAACCAGTCAGGAACTGGGGCACATCACGGTTGCGGCGGCGCCGTCCTTTCATGATTTTCGCAGTTTGGCCGAGCTGACGCACGAACAGCCCACGCTGCTGGTGCTGGACGAACCGACGATGCGCGGGCTTACCAAAGACGACCGCGCCTATCTGTTGGGTCTGGCCGAAGTGGCGCTTGCCGTCGCCTTCTGCACCGGGGCCTTTGGGCGCACCTGCTATGAAGACGAGGAGTTACGGCAGCGGATGATCAGTATTTTTCCGCTGAATTGCCGGCTGGACGTCTGGCTGTCCGTCATCAAGCTGGTCGCGCATGGCGGCAATTACATCCTGCCCGAAATCATTTCACCGGCGGGGATCGTCGCGCCGGTCCCCGCCACCGACGAATTGGGCCTGACCCGGCGACAGCATGACGTGTTGCGGCTGGTGGCCGATGGCCAGTCGAATAAACGAATAGCCTCGGCGTTGGGTTTGTCGGTCCATACGGTCAAGCTGCATCTTCGCAACGCCAACCTGCGTCTTGGCGCGCATAACCGCACCGAGGCCGCCATGCGCTATCGCACCCTGCGGTCGTGA
- a CDS encoding type I secretion system permease/ATPase produces MTRGQKTSERLLLEPQMNVDWQGDKSRQPPASKPMGTGPTIDRQAGRIPAVPAMHPAKDGAAFHKRVSEPDITGALGATIRRIWANILGVLLFSGVTNLLVLAIPVYLFQISDRVLTSRSVDTLVMLTVVIVGAVLLQVVFDAVRRGMLLRSSVDISARLGSPILAAAARASLQSSGQEYQTLGDLQQVRSFLVSGTLLSLLDLPFAPLFILAIFLVHPHLGLIVLTTAGVLMVIALINQRATAKSFSEANRHLSRANLHLDSMMRNSQIINALAMIPEAVTIWGRDAASSMAAQVRAQDRNIIFAGASRGVRLLTQVGLLGWGAYLALRGEITGGMVIAASIIAGRALAPIEGAIEGWNNVLLSRAAYGRISSLLKSSPLNQQRLRLPHPEGRLDVERLLYVPNGTKRVVLNAITFSLNPGTSLAIVGKSGAGKTTLGKMLVGSILPTSGSVRLDLMDLRNWDQRQLGQCIGYLPQDVQLFPGSIKDNIARMRPDARDDEIYQAAVLADVHDMIAKLPEGYETIVTADGSPLSGGQKQRIGLARAFFGGPRLVVLDEPNSNLDTAGDRALSRAMALAKKDGITMIVVTQKYQLLQDVDNIMLLADGQIAAFGGRNQMLERLANKKQAGASPPVPAQPAATPTTMTPPASEAGHDQQE; encoded by the coding sequence ATGACACGCGGCCAGAAGACCAGTGAGCGGCTTTTGCTCGAACCTCAGATGAACGTGGACTGGCAGGGGGACAAGTCCCGCCAGCCGCCGGCCTCCAAGCCGATGGGAACCGGGCCCACGATCGACCGGCAGGCCGGGCGTATTCCCGCCGTGCCCGCCATGCACCCGGCGAAAGATGGTGCGGCCTTTCACAAGCGTGTCTCCGAGCCGGATATCACCGGCGCGCTGGGCGCGACGATACGCCGGATCTGGGCCAATATTCTGGGCGTCCTGCTGTTCAGCGGCGTGACCAATCTGCTGGTGCTGGCGATCCCGGTCTATCTGTTCCAGATTTCGGACCGGGTGCTGACCAGCCGTTCGGTCGATACGCTGGTCATGCTGACGGTGGTGATCGTCGGTGCGGTGCTGCTGCAGGTGGTCTTCGATGCCGTCCGTCGCGGTATGCTTTTGCGCAGTTCGGTCGATATCTCGGCCCGGCTGGGCTCACCCATCCTGGCGGCGGCCGCCCGTGCTTCGCTGCAAAGCAGCGGGCAGGAATACCAGACGCTGGGCGATTTGCAGCAGGTGCGCAGTTTTCTGGTATCGGGCACCTTGCTGTCGCTGCTGGACCTGCCCTTCGCGCCGCTGTTCATTCTGGCGATATTTCTGGTCCATCCGCATCTGGGCCTGATCGTGCTGACCACGGCGGGGGTGCTGATGGTGATCGCGTTGATCAACCAGCGCGCCACCGCGAAATCCTTTTCCGAGGCAAACCGGCATCTGAGCAGGGCGAACCTGCATCTGGATTCGATGATGCGCAATTCGCAGATCATCAATGCGCTGGCCATGATCCCCGAGGCCGTGACCATCTGGGGCCGGGATGCCGCCAGCTCGATGGCGGCGCAGGTGCGGGCGCAGGACCGCAACATTATCTTTGCGGGCGCCTCGCGCGGGGTGCGGTTGCTGACACAGGTGGGGCTGCTGGGCTGGGGCGCCTATCTTGCCCTGCGCGGCGAGATCACCGGCGGCATGGTCATCGCGGCCTCGATCATTGCAGGCCGCGCGCTGGCCCCGATCGAAGGCGCCATCGAGGGTTGGAACAACGTGCTTTTGTCGCGCGCGGCCTATGGCCGTATTTCGTCTTTGCTGAAATCCTCGCCTCTGAACCAGCAACGGCTGAGATTGCCCCACCCCGAAGGCCGGCTGGACGTCGAACGGCTGCTTTACGTTCCGAACGGAACCAAGCGGGTGGTGCTGAACGCCATCACATTCTCGCTGAACCCCGGCACCTCTCTGGCCATCGTCGGCAAATCCGGGGCGGGCAAGACGACGCTGGGCAAGATGCTGGTCGGCTCGATTCTGCCCACATCGGGCAGTGTGCGGCTGGACCTGATGGACCTGCGCAACTGGGACCAGCGGCAGTTGGGCCAGTGCATCGGTTACTTGCCGCAGGACGTGCAGCTGTTTCCCGGCAGCATCAAGGACAATATCGCCCGGATGCGGCCGGATGCCCGCGACGACGAAATCTATCAGGCCGCTGTGTTGGCAGATGTCCATGACATGATCGCCAAACTGCCCGAGGGCTATGAAACCATCGTGACCGCCGACGGATCGCCGCTTTCAGGCGGGCAGAAGCAGCGCATCGGTTTGGCGCGGGCCTTTTTCGGCGGTCCCCGGCTGGTGGTGCTGGATGAGCCGAATTCAAACCTGGACACGGCAGGGGACCGCGCCCTGTCCCGGGCCATGGCGCTGGCCAAAAAGGACGGCATCACGATGATCGTGGTGACGCAGAAATACCAGCTTTTGCAGGATGTGGACAACATCATGCTGCTGGCCGACGGGCAGATTGCCGCGTTTGGCGGACGCAATCAGATGCTGGAGCGGCTGGCCAACAAAAAACAGGCCGGTGCCAGCCCGCCTGTCCCGGCGCAGCCAGCAGCCACCCCAACCACGATGACGCCCCCCGCATCAGAGGCAGGACATGACCAGCAGGAGTGA
- a CDS encoding HlyD family type I secretion periplasmic adaptor subunit — translation MTSRSDPDGLYERVPRSVTGHLVFGLVLLVLSLGGFGTWAFRAPLSAAVMAPGSFVATGRNKIVQHLEGGIIREILVDEGDAVTEGQTLIRLDRTASIANRRELELRRARLEAISARLRAEYAGAETLTFNDFLLEHKEETSFAAIMAEQQAAFHAARAKVEGEVVLLKSNISASRSRIEGYERQLTAVETQLALLREDQGARASLLERGLVRRSDVNALSRAVADAEGESGRISALIAETQEAVRKAESEIEQTLAQHKQTALDESQGIEAELDSVREQSLKAQDVVERSYITSPVSGTIVRMHYHTSGGVIEAGKPILEILPQDAPLIIETFVSRTDIDEIEIGQKASVRLTSLNQRTTPVLQGELVYVSADALTTETDGIQREVYVVRIDLSPLELNRVNGFRPTPGMPAEVMIETSARTFAQYLIKPIEDSLARAFREN, via the coding sequence ATGACCAGCAGGAGTGATCCCGACGGCCTTTATGAACGGGTCCCGCGCTCGGTAACCGGGCATCTGGTCTTTGGCCTTGTGCTGCTGGTCTTGTCGCTGGGCGGCTTTGGCACCTGGGCCTTTCGTGCGCCGCTATCGGCGGCGGTGATGGCGCCGGGCAGTTTTGTCGCCACCGGCCGCAACAAGATCGTCCAGCATCTGGAGGGCGGCATCATCCGCGAAATCCTGGTGGACGAAGGGGACGCGGTGACCGAGGGCCAGACGCTGATCCGGCTGGACCGCACCGCTTCGATTGCCAACCGCCGCGAACTTGAATTGCGCCGCGCCCGGCTAGAGGCGATCAGCGCCCGGCTGCGCGCCGAATATGCCGGGGCGGAAACGCTGACCTTCAACGACTTCCTGCTGGAACACAAAGAGGAAACAAGCTTTGCCGCCATCATGGCTGAACAGCAGGCCGCCTTTCACGCCGCTCGCGCCAAGGTGGAAGGAGAGGTTGTCTTGCTGAAAAGCAATATCTCGGCCAGCCGGTCCCGCATCGAGGGTTATGAACGACAGCTTACCGCGGTCGAAACCCAGCTTGCCCTGCTGCGCGAGGATCAGGGCGCCCGCGCATCGCTGCTGGAGCGGGGGCTGGTGCGGCGCAGCGATGTCAACGCCCTGTCGCGGGCCGTCGCCGATGCCGAGGGCGAGAGTGGCCGCATCAGTGCGCTGATCGCCGAGACGCAGGAAGCCGTGCGCAAGGCCGAAAGCGAAATCGAGCAGACCCTGGCCCAGCACAAGCAAACCGCGCTGGACGAAAGCCAGGGTATCGAGGCGGAGCTGGACAGCGTTCGCGAACAATCGCTGAAGGCGCAGGATGTGGTGGAACGGTCCTATATCACCTCGCCCGTGTCAGGTACGATCGTGCGCATGCACTATCACACCTCGGGCGGCGTGATCGAGGCCGGCAAGCCGATCCTGGAAATCCTGCCGCAAGATGCGCCGCTGATCATCGAGACCTTTGTGTCGCGCACCGACATCGACGAAATCGAGATCGGGCAGAAGGCGTCGGTACGGCTGACCTCGCTGAACCAGCGCACGACGCCGGTGCTTCAGGGCGAGTTGGTCTATGTCTCGGCCGATGCGCTGACCACCGAAACCGACGGTATCCAGCGCGAGGTCTATGTCGTCCGCATCGACCTGTCCCCGCTGGAGCTTAATCGGGTTAACGGCTTTCGGCCCACGCCGGGCATGCCGGCGGAAGTCATGATCGAGACCTCTGCCAGAACATTCGCCCAATATCTGATCAAGCCCATCGAAGACAGCCTTGCGCGTGCTTTCCGCGAGAACTAG
- the aroC gene encoding chorismate synthase, with the protein MSFNTFGRVFTFTTWGESHGPALGATVDGCPPGVALDEDWIQQFLDRRRPGTSKFTTQRQEPDRVRILSGTFEGKTTGTPIQLMIENTDQRSKDYGDIAAAFRPGHADITYHLKYGIRDYRGGGRSSARETAARVAAGGVAQAVLRDLVPGLKITGYMVQMGKLHLDPANFAATEIGNNPFFLPDASAVPEWEDYLNNIRKAQDSVGAAIEVLIQGCPPGLGAPVYAKLDTDLAAAMMSINAVKGVEIGEGMAAATLTGTANADEIRMGNEGPRFLSNHAGGILGGISTGQDIVVRFAVKPTSSILTPRRTINQKGEEIELITKGRHDPCVGIRAVPIAEAMAACVILDHLLADRAQTGGQRGRIG; encoded by the coding sequence ATGAGCTTCAACACCTTCGGCCGCGTCTTCACCTTTACCACCTGGGGCGAAAGCCATGGCCCGGCGCTTGGCGCGACAGTGGACGGCTGCCCGCCCGGTGTTGCGCTTGATGAAGACTGGATCCAGCAATTCCTGGACCGTCGCCGTCCCGGCACGTCTAAATTCACCACCCAGCGGCAAGAGCCGGACCGGGTCCGCATCCTCTCGGGCACGTTCGAGGGCAAGACGACCGGCACTCCCATCCAGTTGATGATCGAAAACACCGACCAGCGCAGCAAGGATTACGGCGACATCGCGGCAGCCTTCCGGCCCGGCCATGCCGACATCACCTATCACCTGAAATACGGCATCCGCGACTATCGCGGCGGCGGGCGCTCCAGCGCGCGCGAAACCGCAGCGCGTGTCGCGGCCGGTGGCGTGGCGCAGGCCGTGTTGCGCGACCTTGTGCCCGGCCTGAAGATCACCGGCTATATGGTCCAGATGGGAAAGCTGCATCTGGACCCCGCGAATTTCGCCGCGACCGAGATCGGCAACAACCCGTTCTTCCTGCCTGATGCCAGCGCCGTGCCGGAATGGGAGGATTACCTGAACAATATCCGCAAGGCGCAGGACAGTGTCGGCGCCGCCATCGAGGTGTTGATCCAGGGCTGCCCGCCCGGACTTGGTGCCCCGGTCTATGCCAAGCTCGATACCGATCTGGCCGCCGCGATGATGTCGATCAACGCGGTGAAAGGCGTCGAGATCGGCGAGGGCATGGCCGCTGCCACCCTGACCGGCACCGCCAATGCCGACGAGATCCGCATGGGCAATGAGGGGCCGCGCTTTCTGTCCAATCATGCCGGAGGGATTCTGGGCGGCATCTCGACCGGGCAGGACATTGTGGTGCGATTCGCGGTCAAGCCGACGAGCTCGATCCTGACCCCGCGTCGCACGATCAACCAGAAGGGCGAAGAGATCGAACTGATCACCAAGGGCCGCCACGATCCCTGCGTCGGCATTCGCGCCGTCCCCATCGCCGAGGCGATGGCGGCCTGTGTGATTCTGGACCACCTGCTGGCGGATCGGGCGCAGACCGGCGGTCAGCGCGGCCGGATAGGCTGA
- a CDS encoding substrate-binding domain-containing protein: protein MKSAKLTVSALALIAASATTAAARDQIQVSGSSTVLPYSTIVAEAFGENTDFPTPVVESGGSSAGLKKFCEGVGENTVDIANSSRRIKDSEIEACKAAGVTDIMEVRIGYDGIVFASDINSNDFVFTAADWFNALAVEVVVDGKVVANPFTNWNQIRADLPDQEILAFIPGTKHGTREVFEEKVIAAGCEESGAAEVFKAEKGEEEGVSACTALRTDGKSIDIDGDYTETLARIQSAQNGIGVFGLSFYENNTDKLKVATIGGVAPSTETIASGEYPVSRPLFFYVKKQHIDTIPGLLEFAEFFVSDEMAGPDGPLVAYGLVADPELAATQQAVADQVTITQ from the coding sequence ATGAAATCCGCGAAACTCACCGTGTCGGCGCTGGCCCTGATCGCTGCCTCGGCCACGACCGCCGCCGCCCGCGACCAGATCCAGGTCTCGGGTTCGTCCACGGTGCTGCCCTATTCGACCATCGTTGCCGAAGCCTTTGGCGAGAACACCGATTTCCCGACCCCGGTGGTCGAATCGGGTGGTTCCTCGGCCGGTCTGAAGAAATTCTGCGAAGGCGTGGGCGAGAACACCGTCGACATCGCCAACTCCAGCCGTCGGATCAAGGACAGCGAAATCGAGGCCTGCAAGGCCGCCGGCGTGACCGACATCATGGAAGTCCGCATCGGCTATGACGGCATCGTCTTTGCCAGCGATATCAACAGCAACGACTTTGTGTTCACTGCCGCGGACTGGTTCAATGCGCTTGCGGTGGAGGTCGTCGTTGACGGTAAGGTCGTCGCCAATCCCTTTACCAACTGGAACCAGATCCGCGCCGATCTGCCGGACCAGGAAATCCTGGCTTTCATTCCCGGCACCAAGCACGGCACCCGCGAAGTCTTTGAAGAAAAGGTGATCGCGGCGGGCTGCGAAGAGTCCGGCGCGGCCGAGGTGTTCAAGGCTGAGAAGGGCGAGGAAGAGGGCGTATCGGCCTGCACGGCGCTGCGCACCGACGGCAAGTCCATAGACATCGACGGCGACTACACCGAAACGCTGGCCCGCATCCAGTCGGCCCAGAACGGCATCGGCGTCTTTGGCCTGTCCTTCTATGAAAACAACACCGACAAGCTGAAGGTCGCGACCATCGGCGGCGTCGCCCCCTCGACCGAGACCATCGCTTCGGGCGAATATCCGGTGTCGCGCCCGCTGTTCTTCTACGTGAAGAAACAACATATCGATACGATTCCGGGGCTGCTGGAGTTCGCGGAATTCTTCGTTTCGGACGAGATGGCCGGGCCAGACGGACCACTGGTCGCCTATGGTCTGGTTGCGGATCCCGAACTGGCTGCGACGCAGCAAGCCGTTGCCGACCAAGTGACCATCACCCAATGA